The following coding sequences are from one Shumkonia mesophila window:
- a CDS encoding glutathione S-transferase family protein, which produces MTPTITAFERSPDGGQGLARDMRVRWAFEEVGQPYEVRLLSFKAMKEPAHLALHPFGQIPTYEEGDLALFESGAIVFHIAERHAGLLPDDADARASAIAWMFAALTTMEPPIVEREMALILERDEAWHERRLRRLEESVRKRLGELSGRLGDADWLDGGFSAGDLLMVSVLLRLKGSGLLEEVPNLSALRRPRRSPPRLHARLRRPTGGLHRRIGRLTKAHSGPGEERQLGVAGGGKQTLRALATGPGPNSSENAATGRAQGTRTEQAD; this is translated from the coding sequence CGCCCGATGGCGGCCAGGGTCTGGCGCGCGACATGCGCGTCCGCTGGGCGTTCGAGGAAGTGGGCCAGCCCTACGAGGTTCGTCTTCTTTCGTTCAAGGCGATGAAGGAACCGGCGCATCTGGCGCTTCATCCCTTCGGGCAGATTCCGACCTACGAAGAGGGCGATCTCGCCCTCTTCGAGTCGGGGGCGATCGTGTTCCATATCGCGGAGCGCCATGCCGGCCTGCTGCCGGACGACGCCGATGCGCGGGCCAGCGCCATCGCTTGGATGTTCGCCGCGCTGACCACGATGGAGCCGCCGATCGTCGAGCGCGAAATGGCTCTGATCCTGGAGCGCGACGAGGCCTGGCACGAACGGCGCCTGCGTCGCCTCGAGGAAAGCGTCCGCAAGCGGCTGGGCGAACTTTCCGGCCGCCTTGGCGACGCCGACTGGCTCGACGGCGGGTTCAGCGCCGGCGACCTTCTGATGGTGTCGGTGCTGCTCCGGCTGAAGGGATCGGGCCTGCTGGAGGAGGTTCCGAACCTTTCGGCCCTACGTCGCCCGCGGCGAAGCCCGCCCCGCCTACACGCGCGCCTTCGCCGCCCAACGGGCGGTCTTCACCGCCGCATCGGCCGGCTGACGAAGGCCCACTCGGGGCCGGGAGAGGAACGGCAGCTCGGCGTGGCAGGTGGCGGGAAGCAGACGCTCCGGGCGTTGGCGACCGGTCCCGGTCCCAATTCAAGCGAGAATGCTGCCACGGGGCGGGCTCAAGGAACTCGGACTGAACAGGCCGACTAA
- a CDS encoding DUF6414 family protein translates to MGFYIEPVYLNEKMVLNCAAYVFKGVSLETEVSHEKSVKGKGTVSLGLKFLQDLISPLSFSAEGERGVSISEKTARRYTLGGLHMTLVDALNEAGHIGRETDIAVAPNRDQFIELDAVLRPIDFFSIIEAAKVSSPLIAQLLQTFGTKFNAQIFNNKVMQEIPKYEKLVSNVLSELEGDYLRSGQLEMVMIDPDTARQIGVVDVDLSDLDALSVKAKLTDGRFRVIGRVYRHVGTGDRISIVQRTIISSILNIIEKLVGDGEDGVNYRAQMRTAKSAVEKVCQFYIDGPAIRVMAMSICI, encoded by the coding sequence ATGGGCTTTTACATTGAGCCGGTCTACTTGAATGAGAAGATGGTCCTGAACTGTGCTGCCTACGTGTTCAAAGGGGTTTCTCTCGAAACCGAGGTGTCACATGAGAAGAGTGTGAAGGGAAAGGGAACCGTCTCCCTTGGACTGAAATTCCTGCAAGATTTAATTTCCCCTCTTTCGTTTTCAGCCGAGGGAGAAAGAGGAGTATCCATTTCAGAAAAGACCGCCCGCAGGTACACTCTTGGTGGGCTGCATATGACCTTGGTTGATGCCTTGAACGAGGCAGGTCATATTGGGCGTGAAACTGATATCGCAGTGGCGCCAAATAGAGACCAGTTCATTGAACTGGACGCGGTGCTTAGGCCGATAGATTTTTTCAGCATCATTGAAGCGGCAAAGGTTTCTTCACCGCTAATTGCGCAACTTTTGCAGACTTTTGGAACAAAGTTTAATGCTCAAATATTTAATAATAAAGTTATGCAGGAAATACCAAAATACGAAAAGTTGGTATCTAATGTTTTGTCGGAGTTAGAAGGTGACTATTTGAGGTCTGGTCAACTAGAAATGGTGATGATTGACCCAGACACCGCACGACAAATCGGTGTTGTTGATGTTGATTTAAGCGATCTAGATGCGCTTTCGGTCAAAGCGAAGCTTACTGATGGCCGTTTTAGGGTGATTGGCAGGGTGTATCGGCACGTAGGAACTGGAGATCGCATCAGCATCGTTCAGCGAACCATCATATCATCCATTCTTAACATAATAGAAAAGCTGGTTGGTGATGGAGAGGACGGAGTGAACTATCGCGCTCAGATGCGCACTGCAAAATCGGCAGTCGAAAAAGTATGCCAATTTTACATCGATGGGCCTGCTATCCGGGTGATGGCGATGTCTATTTGCATTTAG